TCCCAACATTGCCGTTCGTGGCGTGGATCCTCGTCGGGACGTTCGAGATGATCCCGCGCGAGGTCGAGGAGGCGGCGTTCGTGGACGGCAACGGGAAGATCGGCACGCTGGCCCGCGTCGTGATGCCGCTGGCCGCGCCGGGTATCGCCGTGGCGGCGCTCTTCGCCTGGCTGAAGTCCTGGAACGACCTGGTCTACGCGATCTACCTGTTCCTGGGTGAGCGGACGCTGCCACTGATGACCTTCTACTACTCGAACCGGGGCAGCGTGTTCGACACGGCGACGTTCGCGGTGCTGCTGACGATCCCGGTGATGGTCGTGACGCTGGCACTGCAGCGGTACATCGAAGCGGGGACGCTGAGCGGCGCGATCAAGGGGTAAGGCGAGCGGGCAGCGCGTGAGGGGCGCTGCGGGGGCTGTCGGGTGCGGGGCTGAGGCGATTCACACAAGGAGCGAACCACGATGCGGCTCACGCGACGACAGTTTGGCGCGCTGGCCCTGGCCGGCAGCACGACGCTCTTGCTCGCTGCCTGCGGGCAGTCCTCCACCGGCGGGCCAGCATCCGCCGGCGGCGGGCAGACCACCGGCGGCGGGCAGACCACCGGCGGCGGGCAGACCACCGGCGGCGGGCAGGCCAGCGGCAAGCCCGGCACGGCTGGCGGCAACGGCGGCGGCGGCTCCGTCTCGTTCGTGACGGCGCTGGCCGAGGATGAGCGCACCGCCCTTGGCGAGATCCTCAAGGGCTTCGAGTCCAGTGCCGGCGTCCAGGTCAAGATGATCCAGATGGAGTCCCAGGACGTCGTCAATCAGTTGAAGGCGAAGAAGACGGCCGGCAAGGTCGACGTGGATCTCGTCGCCCAGGACAACCTGCGACTCGGGCCGCTGGTGCGCGACAGCATCGTCGAGGATCTCAGCGGCGAGTCGGCGCGCGTCCCCGAGACGACCATCGACGCGCTGGTGCCGGTCACCCAGTTCGACAACAAGCGGTTCTTCCTGCCCTATCGCCCGAATGTCCAGATCGCCTTCTACAACGAGGCGAAGCTCAGCGCGGCCGGCCTCCAGCCGCCGAAGACCTGGGACGAGCTGCTGAAGGCCGGGCAGACGCTCAAGGAGAAGGAGGGCATCGGGAAGCTGGCGATCCAGGGCGCGGCCGGCGATCCGCTCTCGGTGACCGTCTTCGAGTTCATCAAGCAGGCCGGCGGCGACCCGCTGGCGCTGAACGACGCCGGCACGGTGAAGGCGTTCGAGTTCATGGCCCAGCTTGAGCCGCTGCTGACGCCCGAGTACCGCACCGCCAAGTTCGACACGATGAACACCATCATCTCGAACGACACGGCGTACCTCGGGAGCAACTGGCCGTTCGGGATCAACGTGATCGTGGACAAGAACGGCCGCAAGGACATCAAGGCGTACCAGGGCTGGGCCGGCCCGAACGGCGAATCGCACGTGCTGGGCGGCGAGGTGCTCGGCATCCCGGCTGGCGCACCGAACCGGGCGGGCGCGCTGCAGCTCGCCGAGTTCCTGATGTCGAAGGACACGCAGGCGGCGCTGCTGACAAAGCTCGGATGGCCGCCGATGCGGACGGACGCCTTCGGGAACGTGCCCGAGTGGCAGAAGCCGTACTTCCAGGCGGTGCAGGAGGCGCTCAAGCACGTGGACGCCCGCCCGAACGTGCCGTACTGGGAGGACGTGAGCCGCGCGATGAACGATGCCTTCCGCGACATCGTGCAGCAGAAGCAGCCGGCGAAGGAGACGCTCGACCGCTACGCCTCGGCCATTCAGAAGGCGAAACAGGCGGCCGGCGCCTGACCTGGACGCCCGCTCCCCCGCCGAGTCATTCGGCCGAGGGGGCGGGCGTTCGATGATCCCGCTGGGCGGCGCGCGGCGCACGTCGCGGAGCGAGCGGCAGGCGACGGGCCGGCGCAAGCGTCGCGAGGTAGAGCAGCAGCCCGAACACCAGGAAGTTGTCGCCGCGCAGATCCGTGGCCCGCGGCAGCGGCCAGGTGAGCAGTCCTCCGATACTCCGCAGACCCGCGCTCAC
This window of the Chloroflexota bacterium genome carries:
- a CDS encoding extracellular solute-binding protein, whose amino-acid sequence is MRLTRRQFGALALAGSTTLLLAACGQSSTGGPASAGGGQTTGGGQTTGGGQTTGGGQASGKPGTAGGNGGGGSVSFVTALAEDERTALGEILKGFESSAGVQVKMIQMESQDVVNQLKAKKTAGKVDVDLVAQDNLRLGPLVRDSIVEDLSGESARVPETTIDALVPVTQFDNKRFFLPYRPNVQIAFYNEAKLSAAGLQPPKTWDELLKAGQTLKEKEGIGKLAIQGAAGDPLSVTVFEFIKQAGGDPLALNDAGTVKAFEFMAQLEPLLTPEYRTAKFDTMNTIISNDTAYLGSNWPFGINVIVDKNGRKDIKAYQGWAGPNGESHVLGGEVLGIPAGAPNRAGALQLAEFLMSKDTQAALLTKLGWPPMRTDAFGNVPEWQKPYFQAVQEALKHVDARPNVPYWEDVSRAMNDAFRDIVQQKQPAKETLDRYASAIQKAKQAAGA